GCAGGCGCCGCTGAGAAACGCGCGCGGCGAAAGTAGAATTGTGCATTGCCGCCGCCTGCCCTTGGGTGGTATAATAGCACTGTTTTGATAGAAATGAGGTGCTACCTACAGGCAATGCGCAATTTGGGGACAAGCCAGTATGCCATATCCTTGCGCCTTACGCGCTGCGGCGCGCCTGCGTGCGCGGGATTCGTGCCCCCCAAAACCGCCGCCCGCAGCACCCGCAACCGCATAACCTACAACGCGCACAACACCTGCCTGGGATCGTCTACACCCTTTGAAGTCCCACGTGGGTTTTTTTATTGCCTGACAGGCGGCGCGTGCAACCGCATCCCATTCATCCTTTAGGAGGCGACTTTTCGATGAGCGAGACCAAATTCGTATTTGTCACCGGAGGCGTGGTATCCTCCCTGGGCAAGGGCATCACCGCCGCTTCGCTGGGCAGCATTCTCAAATGCCGCGGATATTCCGTATCCATCAATAAGCTGGACCCCTACATTAACGTCGACCCGGGCACGATGAACCCCTTCCAGCACGGCGAGGTGTTCGTCACCGACGATGGCGCCGAGACAGACCTGGACATCGGCCATTACGAGCGCTTTATCGACGAGCCCCTCTCCCAGCTGCACAACACCACCTCGGGCAAAATTTACTCCGACGTCATCGCCCGAGAGCGCCGCGGCGATTTCAACGGGGGCACGGTACAGATGATCCCCCACATCACCGGCGCGATCATCGAGCGGGTGCTGCGCATCGCCCGGGAGGTCAAGCCCGACGTGCTCATCACCGAGATCGGCGGCACGGTGGGCGATATCGAGAGCCTGCCCTTTTTGGAGGCCATTCGCCAGATCGGCCACATGGTGGGGCACGACCACTGCATTTACATCCACACCACGCTGGTGCCCTACCTGCCCTCCTCGGGCGAGGTCAAGTCCAAGCCCACCCAGCACAGCGTCAAGGAGCTGCTGAGCATTGGCATCCAGCCCGATATCATCGTGTGCCGCTGCGACCGCCCCATCCCGCGCGACGTGCTGGATAAAATCAGCCTGTTCTGCAACATCGCGCCGGAAAACGTCATTGAAAACATCGACTCCGATTCCCTCTACGAGGTGCCCCAGATGCTGGAGACGAACGGCTTGGGCCGCGTGGTGTGCAAGATGCTGCACCTGGAGGACCGCGAGGCCGACCTTTCGATGTGGGACGATTTGAACTTCCGCCGCAAAAACCCCACCGCGGCCTGCACGGTGGCCATCGTGGGCAAGTACGTGGCGCTGCACGACGCCTACCTGAGCATTGTGGAATCCCTGCACCACGGCGCCATGGCCAACCGCGCCGAGCTGGACATCAAATGGATCGCGGCGGACGACCTGGGCGATGCGTCCGTGGCGGATGTGCTGGGCGACGTGGACGGCATCCTGGTTCCGGGCGGCTTTGGTGAGCGCGGCGTGGAGGGCATGATATTGGCGGCGCGCTACGCGCGGGAGCACGGCATCCCCTACTTTGGCATCTGCCTGGGCCTGCAGGTGGCGGCCATCGAATTTGCCCGCAACGTGCTGGGC
Above is a window of Maliibacterium massiliense DNA encoding:
- a CDS encoding CTP synthase, which gives rise to MSETKFVFVTGGVVSSLGKGITAASLGSILKCRGYSVSINKLDPYINVDPGTMNPFQHGEVFVTDDGAETDLDIGHYERFIDEPLSQLHNTTSGKIYSDVIARERRGDFNGGTVQMIPHITGAIIERVLRIAREVKPDVLITEIGGTVGDIESLPFLEAIRQIGHMVGHDHCIYIHTTLVPYLPSSGEVKSKPTQHSVKELLSIGIQPDIIVCRCDRPIPRDVLDKISLFCNIAPENVIENIDSDSLYEVPQMLETNGLGRVVCKMLHLEDREADLSMWDDLNFRRKNPTAACTVAIVGKYVALHDAYLSIVESLHHGAMANRAELDIKWIAADDLGDASVADVLGDVDGILVPGGFGERGVEGMILAARYAREHGIPYFGICLGLQVAAIEFARNVLGYDQAHTTEININTPHPVISLMEEQKAVTMLGGTMRLGKYDCDLAEGSLARRLYGQDSVQERHRHRYEFNSSYREDYASHGMRATGVNPQTDLVEIMEIPAHPFYIGVQFHPEFKSRPLRPHPLFAGFVAAALEAAKR